DNA from Thermomicrobium roseum DSM 5159:
TCGATCGATCCGGTCCAAGCTCGACCGATCGCCTTCCCTGCCAAGCTGGGGATGGTCGCTTCCCACTCCGGCTTGAGCTTCTCGAAATAGTCCCAGTCGAATTCCAGAAGGTAGCGATCGCTCGGGTCCGGTTGCTCCAAGGGATTCGAAAACCCCAAGAGCACTCCCTGCTCGTCCGGGCGTAGGTAAAAGCCAGCAGCCAGAACGAACATCATCGGAAAGTTCGCCGGCATGTCGGGCGGTCGCTCCGGGAAGGAGATCACCATGTGCCGGGAAGCAGCCACCGGTACATCGATCCCCACGAACTCGGCGATCCGCCGGGCACCGCGTGGGCCGCCAGCATCGATCACCCGTTCCGTCTCGAATACGCCTCGCGACGTCTCGACTCGATAACCACTGGTGAGCGGCTCGATCCCCTGGACCTCGCACTGCTCGAGCAGCTCGACGCCGGCTGCACGCACGGCCATGACGATGTTGCGAACGATGATCGCTGGCTCGACATAGCCATCGTTGGGCGTGTAAGTCGCACCGGCGAATCGGCTCCAGTCGACATAGGGCAGGCGCCGAGCGAGATCCTCTGGATCCAACCATTCGTTCGGAACGCCGTGAGCAGTTCGCAGTTCTACCAGGCGCTGGAACACCGCTTTTTCCATGGGACTAGAGGCGACGACGTAGTAGCCGACTTCACGGAAGCCACTGTCCAGCCCGAGTTCCTGGCCCAGCTTTCGGTACAGCTCGCGCGACCATTTCCCGAGTTTCACGGCGGTTTCTGAACCGCCTTGCTGCCGCATGATCCCAGCCGAGCGCACAGTGGCGCCGTACCCGGCCCAATACCGTTCGCAGACCAGGATCCGACGTACCCCTCGCTGGGCCAGGTGGTAGGCGGTCCAGAGACCGAGATTTCCACCGCCGACGATCACGACGTCGTCGCTACTCATGTGCTCGCTCCTTTCCCTGCTGCGCGAGGCACTCTCGTTCACTCGTGCGTCTCGACCGGCTGTTCGCTGAGCAGGGTCCGTTCGACACAGCGGAAGAATGCGTCGATCATCCGGCGATTCACCTCTTCCAGCATGCGCCAGCCGAGACTGCCGAAGAGCCCAGGACTCGAGACCGTGAGCGTGTAGCGGATCGCCGTTCGCTCGCCGTCTTCTCGAAGTTCGGCAACGGCATGAGCAGTCACCGTTTCTCGTGTCAGTGGATCAGTCGCCAGGGCAGTCAGGCGGATCCGCTCTGGGGGAATCAACTCGGTGAGCTCGACGGTGGCATCGCAGGCGAACTGCACGAAGCCGGCCCGAAAGCGCACCGACCCGCGAAACGTGCGCTCTCCGACCTGGACGACGTCGTGGACGCCAGGCAGGCAGCGCGTGGAAAGCGGGATATCCAGGCGAAACTGCCACACTCGTTCCCGCGAGGCAGGGAGCAGCGTCTCCGCCCCTGCTGTAACGTCCCCGCCGTGTTCTCCCCGTGCGGACACGCTCGCCTCCCCTCTCGCTCGTCGTCGTTCCGCCTCTGTCGTTCTCCCCTGACGGTTCCGGTCGCTTCATAGCCAGTGTGAGGTGGAGAGAGATGGTCGAGTAATCCCACAGTTGCACGAAGCGGCAGGGATTTCCTGGACGATCGCAACGAACCGTCCGGTATCCTTAACCGTGCAGGCCGGGTGATGCGAGTCACAGGGATGAGCGGCCGAGACCGTCACGGGCTTTCAGTGAGGAATATCGTCGAAGGGCTCAGCGGACGATCGCGTTGGCAGGTGCATTGCGAGGTGCTATGGGCATCACGGTGCGCGAGCTGCTCGAACATCCAGAGTTGAAGACCCGCCTGGTAGCGGGTGCAGCTGGCCTCGACCGGGTGATCACCTGGGCCCATGTTTGCGAACTGGAGGATCCAACGGTCTGGCTGAGTGGTGGTGAACTCGTCATGACCGTCGGGATCGGTATACCCCGGGATGAGGCTGGGCAAGTCGCGTACATCGAGCGTCTCGCTCGGGCTCGTCTGAGCGGGCTCATGATCTGCGAGGGGATGCGGGCCCCAGCCCTGTCGGATGCCATGCTGGAGACGGCTGATCGCCTTGCCGTACCGGTTCTGCTCGCGGCCTACGATGTGCCGTTTGTCGCCGTCTCTCGGGTGGTGGCTGACGCCAATCTGGGCGACGAACATGAGCGCCTGCGTCGCACCGTGCAGATCTATGAGGTCGCGCGGCTCGTCGTGCACGGGACAGCCGAGGACGCGGAACTGCGGGGACGCTTGGAGCGGATCCTGGCTGCCCGACTCATCGTCCTCGACCTCGTACTCGGCCAGGAACTCCTGCCAGTGACGGTTCCCGAGCCGGAGTTCCTGCGGGCGGTGCGGCGCGCCGTTGAGCGCTATCCAGAAGGGCAGCTCCCCGCCGTGGTGCAGTTGCCCGAGCTCGCCAGTGGGGCTATCGCGTTGCCCGTTCCGACACGTGGTCGAACGTTCCTAGTCGTTGTGCCGAAGGATCGGCGACGCGGTCACGATGTCGTCGTCCTGCGGCATGTGGCGACGGTCGTTGCGCTCGCGTTGGAACGCAAGGCGGTCGAAAGGGAGCGGCAGCGACGCCTGGCGGGTGAGCTGCTCGCTCAGCTCGTCGACCAGCGCCTGAACCCGGACCTCGCTCATGAGCTCTTGCTCCGCGAGCATGGCTTTCCCGAACCACCGTATGCGATCGCTGCCGTGCCAGAACTCGCTGTGAGGCTCGAGGAGCTGCACACCATGCTCGAGGGACAGTTCGTTCCCCACGCCGTCATCCGGCGGGATGGTTACTTTCTCGTGCTGCTACCCGACTCGTCGGATGCGCTCGAGGTGATGCGGGCGCTCGCGACCGATCGGGCGATCGGGTGGAGCGATCCGATCCGCTCGCTCAGCCGGATACCAGTGGCTGTGGTAGAGGCTCGCTGGGCAGCGCATGTGCAGGAGCGCGGACTGCAGCGGTATGCAGCGGTGCGTGGCGGTGCGCTCGGCTGGCCCCTTTCGCTCGAAGCAGCTCAGGAACTGGTCGCGCGGGTGGTGGCTCCCGTGCAAGCGTACGACGCCACCCACGGCACGGCACTCCTGCCATCGTTGCGCACCTTCCTCGCCTGCAACGGATCATGGAGCGAGACGGCCCGTCGGCTGAGCATCCATCGCCAGACACTGCTCTATCGCTTGCGACGGGTGGAAATGCTGACGGGATTGCGCGTCGACCGGTTGGATGATCTGGCCACCCTCTGGCTCGCGATGCGAGCGGCTCAGATTTTGGGTGCTGATGCCAGCAACTCAGCCCCACAGGGATCGGTGGTCGACTAGTGGAAAGGCACGGTTGTGGAGGCGAGAACGGGCCGGTGTCGATGATGGGCGAAGCGGGGTCGCAGCTGGTGGCGTGTTGTGCTTCATCTGGCTCCCACGGACACGAGCAGAACCGTGGCCGGCTGGGCGAGCCACGAGGTCGAGCGGGTGGTGGACAGGCTACGCAGACGTGTGATGGTTGACCGGCCAACGACCGGTCACCGTCGTCTCACGGAAGCCCTTGCGTCGATGCCGTCGGCTCTCTGTACGCATGGGGGTGCGCACTGCCGCTCAGAAGAACGAGCGGTTATACTTACAAGGAGTGACGCCGGAGTGGCGGAACGGCAGACGCGGCGGTCTCAAAAACCGCTGGGGGCGACCCCGTGTGGGTTCGAGTCCCACCTCCGGCACCGCACCAGGACAGGCAAATCGACCGCTCATCGGCCACCCTCTTCCCGCGACGCGAGCGCCGAGTGAGCAATTGAGTTAGCAACGAGCTGCTGCAAGCGTTCCGCGGCTTGGCGCGCGAGCCCCGGCGTGACACGCGAGTAGACATCCAGCGTGACCTGGACCGTACTGTGCCCCAGGATACTGGCGACCACCTTCGGGTGCACCCCGTCGGCCAGGAGCAAGGACGCCGTGGTGTGCCTCAAGTCGTGGAAGCGCCGGTGGGGCAGTCCTGCGCGCTCGAGCAGGCGGTGGAAGCGCCGCGTCGTCTCGGCCGGGTCGAGCGGCACCCCCCGCACGCTGGTAAACACCCAGTCCCCTTCGGCCCAGGTTGGCCCGGCCGCCAGCCGCCATTCGACCTGGTGTCGCCGCTGGCGTCGCAGCGCCTCGAGTGCCAGCGGTGACAGGGGAACGCGCCGGCGGGAGGCCGCGGTCTTCGGTGGCACCACCACCAAACCCTGACCGCGCACCCGCTGCAGTGACCGGACCACCGAGGGTTCGCTCCGTTCCCAGTCGATATCGCCCCACTGGAGGGCCAGCAACTCGCGCAGTCGCAACCCGGACAGGACAGCGACGGTGACGAGCGGCCCCAGGGGATCGTCCGCACAGGTGGCAAGTAACCGCGCGACCTCGGGGGCAGTGAGGGCACGAAGCTGCAGCCGGCTCGCCCGCGACAGGTCTACCAGGTCACAAGGGTTGCGCCCGAGCAGGCCCCACTTGACGGCGTCGGCGAAGGGCCGGTGGAGGAGCGGATGCGTGTTCTGGACGGACTGGACACTCAACCCCTGCGTGAGGAGCTGACTGGCGAAGGCCTGCAGGACCTGCGGCTCCACCTTGTCGAGGGGCAGGCGGCCGAGCGCCGGAATGATCCGGACCCGCACGATCGACTCGTAGCCAGCCCAGGTGCGCGGCCGCAGGCTCGTGCGCCGGCCGCAAGGCACTGCGACAGGAACTGTGCGAGCGTCGGCGGCCGACCATGGGCCAGCACTCCCCGTTCATGCTCTTCGTGCAGCTTCTGGAGGAGTTTGAGCGCCTCGCGCTGGGTAAGGTGCTCTCACTGACGAGCATCCGTATCGCCGTTGTGGTCGTCATGATCAGAAGAGCCGTACATGGAGCGCCGAATGACGAGGTCAGCCTAGTCCCCGACGACATGATCGAATCAGTCGAGTGTCTTCTGAACCGCGATTGCAGCAGCGTTGATTGAGCAGTGGCGGTCAAGCATGAGGATATGTGCGACAGGAAAGGTTTCTGCCTAAACACAGCGGCGAGGGGATCACGAAGAATCCAGGCAAGACGTGCCCGTACGCAATGAACATGAAGACGAGCAATGGCCCCGAGCGCAGCAGACAAGACGAGCGCAGCAGACAAGAAGAAGAGAAAAGGGATGTGAGTAGGATCAGTACAAGCTGTCGTGGCAGGAGTGTCGTTTACGAAAATAGAGCCGCGTGAGAGGTTAACGGCCGTGACGAGGGAGATGGCCTCCTGTGAGAAAATTCCAAGCCCAGTCGAGGTGGGTGATCATAGCCATTTCCGCTGCATCCGGATCGCCCGTGGCGATGGCCTGGACAATCGCTCGATGCTCGATCGTACTGTCGAGCATCCGGGCAGGGCGTCTCGAAATGACAGACGCGATGATGCGATGGAGTCGATCGCTCAAGCGCTCCATCGAGGAGTACAGTTCGCTGTTCCCGAGCGAGTGCGCCAGGAAAAGGTGGAAATCCACATCGAGTTGTCGGTAGAGTCGGACGTTTTGTTCCTGCGCGGCTTTTTCCTGTTTCTCCAGTAACAGCTCGAGGTGGACGAAATCCACCTCCTGAGGTTCCAGAGCTAAGCGACGGACGACGTATGACTCCAGTGCAACGCGCAACTCGAAGAGGTCTCGGACCTCTTCGAGGGAGGGGCTCGCGACGATAATTCCCTGTTGCGGCACGATCAGCAGAAATCCTTCAGCAGCGAGCCGTTGTATTGCGGCTCGGATCGGGGCTCGCCCGAAACCGAACTGCTCGGAGAGCGTTCGTTCGGAGACAACCGATCCCGGAGGCAAGTCGCTCTGGACGATAGCGTTCCGGATCACTTCGTACGCTTGTTGGTGCAAGAGTTGCCGATGTCCCCGGGAGTTCCCGAGACCAGCAGGCATTGAATTCCTCCAGTAACTGTTAAGCATTGATTAGGAAACTTGGATCGTGGCATCAACTCTCCAAGATGATTTGCACGCATTCGTGTAGCTGATCATCGTCAAAGAGTCTCCGCCAGTTTTCTTTGATGAGACGCGGATACGTCCACATGCGAACGCGCTCAGCGGCATCGGATGGACGCCACTGTATTTCGCCGAACAGTATAGCGAGCTCGACGCGGATGTGTCCAAGCAGGAAGTCCCGAACAGCCGGTTCGGGGATGCCGCGGGCAACGGCCTCGTGATATGCGTCACGGAGAACTGAAAGTAATGTATAGGCTATGGCCTCAGACAGAATCGGTTCGAGGAGTGCCATTTGATGGATGTTCAAGCGATAAGCAGCTCGAATCGGGGCGAAGATCTCCTTTGCGAGTTGCTCGCAGGGTTGGTAATGCTCCTCAGGCCCTTGCAGTAGGGTGCACACGATCGATTGCGGCGCGATGCCTCCCCAGTGGTCGCGTCGTGCTTCCGGTGTTTCTTCATCCTGGAAGAGAGGAGGGTGAGACGGATGGACGACAAAGTAGGTCACGTCGGGGCGCTGGGGGAGGACTCCAGCAAAGGGTACCGCCGGATCGAGGTACAGGACTGCACAACCCGAGCGGACGAAGGGAACTAACTCCTGGGCGACTGCCGCGATTTTGTTATCAGGAACGGCAAGGACGAGCACATCGCTCCGCTGCGCTGCTTCGACTCCGGAAACAACGTGTAACCCTTCCTGCTGCAGTTGCTCTGCTCCTTTGCCGACATCGACCAGGAGCAGCTCAAGTTCAGGGCGTTGGGCAAGACGGGTGCGAACCCGGGTACCCATACGACCTGCAGCACCGACGATCCCGATCGTGCGGAATGCAACCTGCATAGTGGACTCCCTCCTTCCCAGTTTCCTCGAACCGAATGATCACGTCTTCACGCCGTCTCGCGCGATGAGATAGAAGTCTTCAGGACCTGTCTGTCCTCCTTTGAAACAGAATTCGATGCCGTCCAGGCAGGTTTGCGGAGCGCAGGCACGGCAAAGGGGCGCACCCGGAGCGATTACGGCGATCGGATCGAGTGCCTTGAGGCCAGCGGCGAGTGCGACATAACCTGAGGTATCGCCACCGGTGACGATGATGCGGCGGACGGGGACGCGCCCGGCAACGCGGGCGACAAGCTCGCCGAGCTGACGACCGAGTTCACGGCCGAGATGCAGGCGCTCCCACGGCGAGTGACGGTTCAGCAAGCGGGGATCATCAGGACCGCTGCAGGTGTGTGCGATCACGCTCTTGCCGCGACACAACTGTTGCGCAATTTTTTCTGCTACTTCCTCAATATACGCATCATTGTGGAGTAATTTATCTGGTACGATAGCAATTTCGCAGAAACCAGCTTGAATGGCTCGCTGTGTTTGGTTTGCAGACACACGCGAGCATGATCCGCTTACGACAAGGACCGGGTCGACTGGATAGGGTGCGGCAAGGAGTGGTTCTCCACAGAACTTCCCTCTTTCGATGAGAGCGTTGCAGATCGCTTGAGTCGCTCCGCTCGATCCGATGACCAGTGCCGGCGTGCGAAGGGCTGCGAGAACCAGTCGGCCGAGTGTTGTCAGGTGCTCCTCGAGCAGGGTGTCGGCGATGAGTACCGTTCGATCTGTGCGCTGGAATTTCTCGAACGAGGTAGACTGGTCGAGAGTGTAGTCGAGCACAGTCAGGTACTCGACGGGGTGGGGAAGCCCTTGGTGGTGCAAGATGACCCCGAGATCGCTTTCCTCCATGGGTGTTATCGGATGGAAGCGCATAACCGGGTGCCGATCAAGCCGGTAGATCTTCGCCGTGACCCCATAGCGAGCGAAGAGGTTGCCAAACACGACCCACCGCCCGAGTCGTGGTGCCCCGACGATCACAGGAAGCACAGACTGGTATGGAAAGCGCTCCCACGCTGTGGAAATCACCGTGGCGATGTTGCCGATTTCTGGCGAGGAATCGAAGGTGGAGCATACCTTGTATTGGACGATTGCTGGCTGAAGAGAGACCAGCGCATCGAACAGGGGAGCGAGGACATTCGGTAACTCAGCCGCGGCTGTCGCACGAGCCGTGGTAGCGATACCGATGGCCTGAAGCCCCGGCTCGACAGCGGACGGGGCGCAGTCGAGGTAGAGGCGGGCTCGGGCACCGGCTGAAGCGAGTGCCTCGAGCACGTCAGTCGCTCCGGTGAAGTCGTCGGCGATGTACGCGAAGTCGACCGACATCAGCGCCCCCTCCGAGCCGTGCCGAAGTGATGGAGAGCTGCTGCGAGATCAGGATGGGTTTGCGCGTATTCTGCGAGCGAGATCCCCGCGACTGCGGCTTCCCACGCCTCGCGGATCGCCCGAATTCCTGCTGCTACACCGTGCGGATGAGCAAAAATTCCACCTCCGGCAAGGTACAGGAGATCTATAGTCCGACAACGGCGATAGGTATCGGGCGCCTGTCCACCCCATTGCCCGGACGAGATGACCGGCATGGCGAAGTACCCACCGAACAGCGGCTGCAGCATGTCGTGGATCGAACGGACGACACTGTCGTCCGGCTCCCAGAATTTGTTGGCGAGCCCATTGACATGGAGATGATCGACACCGGCGAGACGCCAGATCTTTTGATACGCCCGAAAGTCCATCCCGAGACCAGGTGCGCGCGTCATCATGCCCCAACCATTGCGGTGACCATGAATGATCAGTGGGCAATTACGGCGAAGATAATCGAAGGCTGCTATTCCTACCCAATTTAAGCTTACCATACAGCAGCGAGCCCCTTCCTCTACTAGTATTTCAATGTGTCGAATCATGTCTTCCAGACGATCAGAAATATTGAAGGCATAAATCACATATTTCCCGGTGCGATCGGCATAATCACGAATCACTCGCATCACGGCGCGAGCGCGGGCGGGGAGCGGGTTATGCGGTGGATTGGCCATCAACTCGTCGTCTTTGATGAAGTCGATACCGGCCTCGACCAGTTCTCGCACGACCACAGCTGTTTGCTCGGGAGACAGCCCGACGCTCGGTTTGATGATCGTGCCGATAAGCGGCCGATCGTAGACCTGAGCGATGTCTCGCGTTCCTTGGATACCGAAGCGCGGTCCAGTGTAGGCCTGCGCGAACTCGTCCGGGAGGTCGAGATCGACGAGGCGAATTGCGGAGAGTTCAGAAAGCTCGAACAGATTGCCTGCAAGAGTAGCCATCAGCGTGGGAAGGTTGCACCCCATATTTTCCAGGGGAAAGGCAAGCTCGACGAAACCGCACTGGTAGCTGCCCGAAGCCGGGCGACTCCCGGGGAGCGTCGGCCGAGACCGGGTTTCGATCAGTTCGATTCGCTCGATACGGGCGCGGTAGCGGGCTTTGAGTTCCGCCGTTTCCAGCGGCACCGCGATGAAAGTGCCTGTGGATTGTTCGCTCGCCAGCGCTTCAGCGGCCGCTTCAAGCGTCAGAGGGGTTTCCACATAATACGTGGCGCGAACGAAGGACACGTCAGCCCCTCCTTTCTGACTCGGACTGATCGAGGGCGATGCTCGAGGTAGTGTCGGCAGAGCGATAAGCGGCAAAGACTAATTGCATTGTTCGCAAATTATCTCGTCCGTGAGTCTCTGGCATCAGTCCACGTCGCAAACAATCGACGAAGTGTTGTTGGATGGCGAGGACGGCCTCCTGGATCCATTCACCAGGAGGCTCCTGCCAGGGCAAGGAGGGTGGCGCGAGGCGTTCCTCGGTATGACCGGAGGATGTAATGAGGCGCAAGAGACCGTCGGCTTCGACGAGGACGGTTCCCAAGGGGCCCTCGATGAGCGCGAGCGTTTGTGGGAAAAGCTCTCGCGGTGCAAATGACGCGTAGCTCAGTTCGATAGAGGCGGCAGCGCCTCGTCGCGAGCGAAGGAGGATCGTCGCCACGTCTTCACCACGGATCTGGGGATGGACTCTCTGTGTGATGCAATACAGCGTCGAGAACTCGTCTCGCATCAGGAATCGTGCGAGATCGAGTAGGTGAACACCGAGGTCGAGGATGATGAAACGCTCGGCAGTAGCCAAATACGGTTGTCTGGCGAACACGTCGTAGTGACTGCGGAACCACAACCGGAGGAAGAAAGGCTCGCCAATCGCCTCGGTCAACGTTCGGGCACGACGGAATATTCGCTGCCAGCGGAAGTTCTCGTGAACCATGAAGCTCACGCCGGCTCGCTCGCACGACTCGACCATCGCGACGCAGTCGGCTTCGGAGAGCGCCATGGGTTTCTGGCAAATGACATGCACGCCGTAACGTGCTGCAAGTTCGACGAGTTCGCGATGGGATTCCGGAGTAGTCACGATATCGACGATATCGAGGCGCTCTGCGCGGAACAGCGCTTCCGGATTGGTGTAGTAGCGAGGGACGTCGAATTGCTCGGCAAACGCCTGCGCTCGTTCTGGCGCACGGTCGCACACCGCCACGAGTTCGACCTGCGGAATCACGCGCCAGGCGGCAGCGTGATAGCGAGCGAAGTACCCGCACCCGATGAGTGCAAGTCGGAGTCGGTCCTTCTCGATCATCGTCGCCCCCAGAGGACAACGACCGCATTCGGTGGGAGAGCGAGCAGTGGAACCGCTTGAGAAAGCGCTGGCATCGACGGACTCGCCAGCGGATGAAGAGCGTCAATGCCTTCTATGGTGCCTGGAAGATGGGTGATCTCGACCACCTGAGGAGAAGGCCAGGGATTCGCGATCAGAAGTTCCCAGCGCTCCTGCAACAGGATGCCGAGGGTTTGTATCTGGACCGGATTCGTCGAGCGAGCACGGAACCAGCGGGCACCGTTCCGCGCCGTACGGAGAAGCCGGTGCATGACGCTGGCGAGAGGGGTGAACGAGAGAGTTTCTTCACTGTTTTGACGGTCTCCTGGAGCGGATCCATGTTCTGCAAAGATACCGAGACTACCGGCAAGTTCGAAGTAGGTAACGGCGACCGGTTGGGCGGTTGCGAGGCTCGCCAGGCTTTGGAGCAACCACGCTGCGCCGAAAACGGCGTGAAGGCGCCGGTCCACTTGCTCCTCGCGCGGGATGTCCCAACCTCCGGTCGTGGCATTGGGATTTCTGCGCATGCGAAGCGTGATGGGCGAGACGAGGATGGGACGCCCTCCGGCGACGGCCCGAGCGGACTCCACGACCTGCCCTTGAATCGTCGCATTGAGCAGGAGACTCCGATCGTCCAGTGCGTGTACTCCGGGAGTCATGGTGAAGACGATCCAGTCCGCTTGTGGCCAGGGGTGCGGGTCACGGTTCAGTTCAGCGAAGAAGAAGTCGGTTCCGGCAGCGAGTGGGAGAGGGCCGATTCGGTGGAGTTCGTCACCGAGTGCCGCAAGGAGGGCAGGAGGTGTCACTTTTTCTGCCGGATGATGCAACATCAGTGCCTTCAGCGGTGCATCCAGCGCAGTGAGGAGGGGGACGACCTCCTGCACCTGAGCGGGGTCCGTC
Protein-coding regions in this window:
- a CDS encoding NAD(P)/FAD-dependent oxidoreductase, whose translation is MSSDDVVIVGGGNLGLWTAYHLAQRGVRRILVCERYWAGYGATVRSAGIMRQQGGSETAVKLGKWSRELYRKLGQELGLDSGFREVGYYVVASSPMEKAVFQRLVELRTAHGVPNEWLDPEDLARRLPYVDWSRFAGATYTPNDGYVEPAIIVRNIVMAVRAAGVELLEQCEVQGIEPLTSGYRVETSRGVFETERVIDAGGPRGARRIAEFVGIDVPVAASRHMVISFPERPPDMPANFPMMFVLAAGFYLRPDEQGVLLGFSNPLEQPDPSDRYLLEFDWDYFEKLKPEWEATIPSLAGKAIGRAWTGSIDYTPDQLPIIDEPRFGFYVLAAGGHGIMWGPALGMKMAELVTEERLSDLDPEEVRLRRFTEGRMATDAIHLPFPH
- a CDS encoding PucR family transcriptional regulator, whose product is MGITVRELLEHPELKTRLVAGAAGLDRVITWAHVCELEDPTVWLSGGELVMTVGIGIPRDEAGQVAYIERLARARLSGLMICEGMRAPALSDAMLETADRLAVPVLLAAYDVPFVAVSRVVADANLGDEHERLRRTVQIYEVARLVVHGTAEDAELRGRLERILAARLIVLDLVLGQELLPVTVPEPEFLRAVRRAVERYPEGQLPAVVQLPELASGAIALPVPTRGRTFLVVVPKDRRRGHDVVVLRHVATVVALALERKAVERERQRRLAGELLAQLVDQRLNPDLAHELLLREHGFPEPPYAIAAVPELAVRLEELHTMLEGQFVPHAVIRRDGYFLVLLPDSSDALEVMRALATDRAIGWSDPIRSLSRIPVAVVEARWAAHVQERGLQRYAAVRGGALGWPLSLEAAQELVARVVAPVQAYDATHGTALLPSLRTFLACNGSWSETARRLSIHRQTLLYRLRRVEMLTGLRVDRLDDLATLWLAMRAAQILGADASNSAPQGSVVD
- a CDS encoding GntR family transcriptional regulator, translating into MPAGLGNSRGHRQLLHQQAYEVIRNAIVQSDLPPGSVVSERTLSEQFGFGRAPIRAAIQRLAAEGFLLIVPQQGIIVASPSLEEVRDLFELRVALESYVVRRLALEPQEVDFVHLELLLEKQEKAAQEQNVRLYRQLDVDFHLFLAHSLGNSELYSSMERLSDRLHRIIASVISRRPARMLDSTIEHRAIVQAIATGDPDAAEMAMITHLDWAWNFLTGGHLPRHGR
- a CDS encoding four-carbon acid sugar kinase family protein; its protein translation is MSVDFAYIADDFTGATDVLEALASAGARARLYLDCAPSAVEPGLQAIGIATTARATAAAELPNVLAPLFDALVSLQPAIVQYKVCSTFDSSPEIGNIATVISTAWERFPYQSVLPVIVGAPRLGRWVVFGNLFARYGVTAKIYRLDRHPVMRFHPITPMEESDLGVILHHQGLPHPVEYLTVLDYTLDQSTSFEKFQRTDRTVLIADTLLEEHLTTLGRLVLAALRTPALVIGSSGATQAICNALIERGKFCGEPLLAAPYPVDPVLVVSGSCSRVSANQTQRAIQAGFCEIAIVPDKLLHNDAYIEEVAEKIAQQLCRGKSVIAHTCSGPDDPRLLNRHSPWERLHLGRELGRQLGELVARVAGRVPVRRIIVTGGDTSGYVALAAGLKALDPIAVIAPGAPLCRACAPQTCLDGIEFCFKGGQTGPEDFYLIARDGVKT
- a CDS encoding Gfo/Idh/MocA family protein, translating into MIEKDRLRLALIGCGYFARYHAAAWRVIPQVELVAVCDRAPERAQAFAEQFDVPRYYTNPEALFRAERLDIVDIVTTPESHRELVELAARYGVHVICQKPMALSEADCVAMVESCERAGVSFMVHENFRWQRIFRRARTLTEAIGEPFFLRLWFRSHYDVFARQPYLATAERFIILDLGVHLLDLARFLMRDEFSTLYCITQRVHPQIRGEDVATILLRSRRGAAASIELSYASFAPRELFPQTLALIEGPLGTVLVEADGLLRLITSSGHTEERLAPPSLPWQEPPGEWIQEAVLAIQQHFVDCLRRGLMPETHGRDNLRTMQLVFAAYRSADTTSSIALDQSESERRG
- a CDS encoding site-specific integrase produces the protein MPCGRRTSLRPRTWAGYESIVRVRIIPALGRLPLDKVEPQVLQAFASQLLTQGLSVQSVQNTHPLLHRPFADAVKWGLLGRNPCDLVDLSRASRLQLRALTAPEVARLLATCADDPLGPLVTVAVLSGLRLRELLALQWGDIDWERSEPSVVRSLQRVRGQGLVVVPPKTAASRRRVPLSPLALEALRRQRRHQVEWRLAAGPTWAEGDWVFTSVRGVPLDPAETTRRFHRLLERAGLPHRRFHDLRHTTASLLLADGVHPKVVASILGHSTVQVTLDVYSRVTPGLARQAAERLQQLVANSIAHSALASREEGGR
- a CDS encoding ribulose-bisphosphate carboxylase large subunit family protein; protein product: MSFVRATYYVETPLTLEAAAEALASEQSTGTFIAVPLETAELKARYRARIERIELIETRSRPTLPGSRPASGSYQCGFVELAFPLENMGCNLPTLMATLAGNLFELSELSAIRLVDLDLPDEFAQAYTGPRFGIQGTRDIAQVYDRPLIGTIIKPSVGLSPEQTAVVVRELVEAGIDFIKDDELMANPPHNPLPARARAVMRVIRDYADRTGKYVIYAFNISDRLEDMIRHIEILVEEGARCCMVSLNWVGIAAFDYLRRNCPLIIHGHRNGWGMMTRAPGLGMDFRAYQKIWRLAGVDHLHVNGLANKFWEPDDSVVRSIHDMLQPLFGGYFAMPVISSGQWGGQAPDTYRRCRTIDLLYLAGGGIFAHPHGVAAGIRAIREAWEAAVAGISLAEYAQTHPDLAAALHHFGTARRGR
- a CDS encoding phosphogluconate dehydrogenase C-terminal domain-containing protein, whose amino-acid sequence is MQVAFRTIGIVGAAGRMGTRVRTRLAQRPELELLLVDVGKGAEQLQQEGLHVVSGVEAAQRSDVLVLAVPDNKIAAVAQELVPFVRSGCAVLYLDPAVPFAGVLPQRPDVTYFVVHPSHPPLFQDEETPEARRDHWGGIAPQSIVCTLLQGPEEHYQPCEQLAKEIFAPIRAAYRLNIHQMALLEPILSEAIAYTLLSVLRDAYHEAVARGIPEPAVRDFLLGHIRVELAILFGEIQWRPSDAAERVRMWTYPRLIKENWRRLFDDDQLHECVQIILES
- a CDS encoding SRPBCC family protein, with the protein product MSARGEHGGDVTAGAETLLPASRERVWQFRLDIPLSTRCLPGVHDVVQVGERTFRGSVRFRAGFVQFACDATVELTELIPPERIRLTALATDPLTRETVTAHAVAELREDGERTAIRYTLTVSSPGLFGSLGWRMLEEVNRRMIDAFFRCVERTLLSEQPVETHE